Genomic window (Grus americana isolate bGruAme1 chromosome 10, bGruAme1.mat, whole genome shotgun sequence):
CGGCTGTCCCTGTGCTGCCCTGggagcccttcccagccccggccccgtgCCCAGCAGCGCCCACCTCGGAGCCGGTACCAGGATGTGCCCGTGGTGGCCACAGGAGCCCCTGAGCCGGCCATCGCAGCTGGCTTGGGCTGTCCCCCTGTCCGGGCACCCCACCTGAGCTGCAGGCACTGTGGGGCACAGCTtcccccggggctcccccagCCTGGGCCCCCGTCCCGTGGCGGGCAGCCGTGGGCACGGTGCCTGCTTGCTGAGGGCACGGCCATGCACACAGGCATGGGGccgggcagagctgctccctccGGGGCGGGAGGCTCTTGCCACGTGGTTCGGCAGGTGCTGCCTTGGTGTCCTTGCACAGGTGATCACCGGGGGACACTATGATGTGGACTGCTACGTGGAGGACCCCAACGGCAGGACAATCTACAAGGAGACCAAGAAGCAGTACGACAGCTTCCCGCATCACACCGAAGTCAAGGGCGTCTACACCTTCTGCTTCAGCAATGAGTTCTCCACTTTCTCCCACAAAACGGTCTACTTCGACTTCCAGGTGGGCGACGAGCCACCGATCCTGCCCGACATGAGCAACCGCGTCACCGCCCTGACGCAGGTGGGTCATCGCATGCTGGTGCAGGAGGAAcgtcctgctgcagcccccactTGCGGCCAAACGGCCACATGGGATGGCGGTTGGGAGCTCAtccctcttcccctctgctAAATGCAGAAGTCCCAACCACCAGCCAACCGCCCCGCCACGTGCAGGCCACGTCCTCCTTCCAGCGGCACAGACAGAGAGTGAGGGGGGTTGCTCCAGGTCTGAACCTTCCCCGGCCTCAGCACCCCGTTTCCATCCCGCACAAGGGCAGCACAGCAAGGCTTTTCCACCCCTTGGCGTGAGCCCACAGGGGTGGCTGCTCCCCCAGACCCTGCCCTTGGCCCCCAGCACCTCGGCGGGGCTCTCGGTTGTGCCCTGGTGCTCACAGCAGGCTCCCTCCACCAAACAGTCTCCAGCGTTGCCCCTTCGAGCAGAACCGCTCTCGGGTCGGGGTGGCAGAGACCCAGCAGCACATGGCGCTGCTGTCCTGCTCTCCGGTCCCCCAGCACGGTCCTCAGCTCCCTCGGCCGCGAGCCCCGGGCCCGAGCTGTGCTGCATCAGGACCAACGGAGCGCGCTTGTCTCCCCAGATGGAGTCCGCCTGTGTCACCATCCACGAGGCTCTGAACGCAGTGATCGACTCCCAGACTCACTACCGCCTGCGGGAAGCGCAGGACCGGAGCAGGGCCGAGGAGCTCAACAGCCGGGTCTCGTACTGGTCGGTCGGGGAAACCCTCATCCTCTTTGTGGTCAGCATTGGGCAGGTGATGCTGCTCAAAAGCTTCTTCACCGAGAAGAGACCCGGCAGCGGTGGGGCCGGCACCTAGAGCCACAGCCACTCCATGGCCAAactgggggggggagcgggccGGCGGCGTTCTGGGTCACGCTCTGCCTCCCTTTTCTGCAGGTGCCGCTGTGGGGAGGTggctgggggggagcaggggatgACGTGATGCTGCTGAGCCAGGTGGAAAATGGTCACCCAAGCACGGGCATCCCCCAGCCAGTCCCCCCAGCATCACCTCCCGCTTTGCCTTCGCCTGCCCTGCGGCCCCGTCCCCTCACCCAACCGGTCTATCCCCGCTTGCCAGCTCCACTGGGGAAGCGGGTGGGCATGCTGGTGGGGTTTGGCATCAACGCTCTGGCCCCTTGTCCGATGCCTGGTGCACCCTCAGAGCCCGATGTGACTGCAAGGTGCAGCCCGGCATCCAGCAAGGCCACGCGCTGCCCGCGCAGCAGGGCACGAGCTCTGCCCAGGCTGCCGAGGGGCTGGGGCGACGCTGACCCACCGAGCACCCACCTCCTGAGCACTCCTGCACCGAGCCAAGTGCAGGGCCCCTTTGTTCCCCGGGGCAGGCAGGACGCTCCCCCGCAGCGGGCAGggtgctccctgcagcagggccaaagccagcagcagcatcccaggaGCCACTGGTTCAAAAATGGGGGCGAGGTTTCAGCAGGGGCTTTTCGCTTGgtgatttcctttgctttgcaagCCCCCCCCTCCTCACAGCGAAGCATTTCCCAGGCCCTTCTCTGCCGCAGGACCGAGCGGCGTGCCCATACAAGATGGTGTTTTCATACTTGTGCGAGCCCATGCCTGGGGCTTGGCCCCACCACGTGTCCCACCGTGCCCAGCAGACAGCGGGagcaagcacagctctgctccaccTGCACCAAGGaagccccatccctgtcccagcagcagcGAGGACCCCCCGCACCCATGGGGGACTGTGGCCCCATTCCCTGGAGCCCCACAAAACAGagacacacacccacccccccccaagaacCCCTGGGAGACCACCCTGTGCGAGAGCCCTGGGGAGGCCAGCGTGCCGGCCACCGCCGCCAGCCCCTGAGCGGGCGTGGGATCGCTCCTCTGGAGCCGGAGCAGCACCACTGGTGTTCTACTTTGCCACTTCGTAATAAACCCCTGCGACCGTGGTTCGCGCTGCTGTTATTGGGCACCGCTCCCAGGTGTGGCCATGGCCGAGCTGGCTGGCCCTGCCTGCAACAGGCCCTGCCTGTTCCTGCCTCGTGGGGACTCGGCCCCCCACTGCTCTGCAGACAggctcggcgctgccggggTGATGCCGGGCTCCCCCCGGCCCTCAGCAGAGCACTGTCCAAGAGGAAACGTTTCGGTGCGTGCAGCCATTCaccgcagccctgccctgctgccggCAGCCACCCGCTGGCATTGCTCCCGGTGCACGGGCAGGGCTCAGACCAGCTGCTCTGGGACGCGGGGGGAGCGAGGGGTCcaggcacccccagcccctgctcgaggtgtggggctgcagccccctccccagcctctcccgGCCCCCGTGGCCGCTGCAGCTCCCGCGGCAGCGCTGGCCTTGGGGCAGTTGCCACGCAGCCGGGAGCAGCGGGGCCCCGTGCCTCGCAACGACCTTCGGCAGGAGCCAAGAGCTCCTGTTTCGAGCGGAGCCACGGGTGGGTGCGAGGCTGCCGCAGGCAGCGCGGCACCCTGGGACTGCAGCCAGCTCGGTGCCGCCAGCGGGGACCAGCCCCGCGCCCCACCGGGGCTGGGAGCCCCACGGGGGACaaacagccccagcagctgctgcagagagggCAGCACCCTGCCCTGGCCAACCTGTGGGGTGCCCTcggagctgcctggggtgcCCTGGGGCCCCTGAGAGCACCCAcggtggggcaggagcagccgcCCCAGGGGCCAGCGGGTCAGGGCTCCCACCCAGCCCATCCCTGgtccccagctctggggaccctggcccaggttgcAGCCAGGGACACAGCACAGGAGGTGGCCGTGGGACGCTTTAttgctgggctgggctctgctccagcagctgcacagaGCTTGACAGGCgcagagggggaagaggggaccGGGGGGCACCCATGCCAGCCCCGCCACCCACAGAGGCGTTCTGGGGCCTGGGAAGAGAGCAGTAGTGACCCCATCCCTGCCAGACCCATCCTGCCCTCACTGTCCTGCCACGGGTCCCCTCCTGCCCACAGCCTCGGTGCCTGCTGAGCACCCCAGGGTGTCCCCGTGGGCGCGGGGCCATGCCCGGCTcacagggagctgctctggcgGGACCCAGCCCCAGCGGGCAGCCCTGGCCCAGCAGGCACCCGCTGCTCCCGCACCCCCGGGATGCCCCGTTTgggtggcagggaggaggccgAGCAGCGGAAGGAGCCGGTGGCCGGGGAGGGTGGCTGGGGCTTGGGGCGCTGCctgcaggggcagccccagccccgccggaAGGGGATGGTGAAGAGCCCGTAGGTGATGGGGTCCAGGCAGGCGTTGAAGAGGCCGAAGATGAAGAGGATGTGTGTGAGGGCCGGTGAGACCCTCTTCTCCATGGCCCGCGGGCAGAACCAGTACCACAGCCCCAGCAGGTAGTAGGGGGTCCAGCAGAGGATGAAGGAGGAGACGATGACCAGGCTCATCTTCAGCATGCGCAGCCGTGCCCGCGGGATGTTGTTCCTGGAGCATCGCAGCGACACGTCCCGGGAGGAGACTGGGGGGGGCATGGCCCATGAGTGGGGGACGCTTAGCAGCCCGGCTGGGACAGGGACCCCATGCCctgagggagggctgggggctccccgcacagccccagccagggTTCCCCCCTGCACCCTCCATCCCAGGGTCCCTGCGAAGCCCCCTGGGCATGGGATCATGGCAGCGCAGTGCCCAGGCACTCACAGAGGCTGGAGCCCATGCGCCGGGAGATCTCCAGGAGGATGCGTGTGTAGCAGCAGACCATGATGAGCAGCGGCAGCAGGAAGAGGCAGGTGAAGCCGAGCATGTTGTAGAGGGTCTcgtgccagggctgggggaagctgcCCCGCGTGGTGCACTGGGTGAAGTTGTGCGGGGGTCGGAGGGTGACCGTGTGGAAGAGGAACAGCTAGAGGCAGAACAGAGGGGGCAGCGGGGTGACAGGGGCTCCACACCTCCCGAAGGCAGGGCACCAAGGTCCCGAGGCAGGGACCACGGGACCCACAGGGTCAGACCCTGCCCCTGGGACTGGGACCCACAGTCTCCCCTGCACCAGCTCCGCTCCCGTGGGGGGCCGGGGCACacggtggggagggggagcagagctgggtggaGGGGGCACGCTGCCACAGCCCCTCCTTTGCTGCCCGGCTCAGCtgcctcttccccaagccccctccatccccatcccgcAGGGCTCGTggcagcaccagccctgggAGCATCCCCAGCCGGCACAGCCAGGCACCCTGGGAGCTGGCACAGGGGCCGGGCGAGCATCTGCCATGGGGCACGGGGCCGGAGAGGAGCCCCGGGGATGGGTACCTGCGGCACCGAGAGCCCCGCGCTGAGGAGCCAGGCGACGTAGAGCATGATGCGGTTCCTTCTCCGGGCACGGGTGATGGCCAGCGGGCGCAGGATGGCGGCCTGCCGGTCCAGGCTGATGACGACGGTGACAAAGGCGGAGGCGTACATGGCCAGCAGCCGGAGGTACATGAGGAGGC
Coding sequences:
- the LOC129210944 gene encoding gonadotropin-releasing hormone II receptor-like codes for the protein MARLGGAGQDTLAGGRGQPDPDPAAGNASASSLPPPERGCAWSPGAEGDEEPLRLPTFSPAAQARVAVTFTLFALSAGCNLAVLRAAGGRRGGRRSHIRLLLLHLAAADLLVTVAVMPLDAVWNITLQWRAGDLACRLLMYLRLLAMYASAFVTVVISLDRQAAILRPLAITRARRRNRIMLYVAWLLSAGLSVPQLFLFHTVTLRPPHNFTQCTTRGSFPQPWHETLYNMLGFTCLFLLPLLIMVCCYTRILLEISRRMGSSLFSSRDVSLRCSRNNIPRARLRMLKMSLVIVSSFILCWTPYYLLGLWYWFCPRAMEKRVSPALTHILFIFGLFNACLDPITYGLFTIPFRRGWGCPCRQRPKPQPPSPATGSFRCSASSLPPKRGIPGVREQRVPAGPGLPAGAGSRQSSSL
- the TMED3 gene encoding transmembrane emp24 domain-containing protein 3 codes for the protein MRAGARAGMRAGMRALALAGLLCALRAGGTELTFELPDSDKQCFHQELERGLKFTLDYQVITGGHYDVDCYVEDPNGRTIYKETKKQYDSFPHHTEVKGVYTFCFSNEFSTFSHKTVYFDFQVGDEPPILPDMSNRVTALTQMESACVTIHEALNAVIDSQTHYRLREAQDRSRAEELNSRVSYWSVGETLILFVVSIGQVMLLKSFFTEKRPGSGGAGT